A genomic stretch from Anaerolinea thermophila UNI-1 includes:
- the cpaB gene encoding Flp pilus assembly protein CpaB, which translates to MKKFIPLVLAIVVFAVALALNQPEPQVSVVVAAGDLPEGRVLTEGDLTAKELPKSLAPEGAVSDPQSLVGQRLRVARSAGDPVLPVHLGGETLELRPNERAVALSVTAAQGLAGLLKPGDRVGVTVIVNASQQTFAKYIAGGLRVLWIDPAFRREEAPAPQGTPAAGGGLFGGGSSTGGAVDTGGTAKGLVVLAVPVEAKSVVYDFSLLGAMNETLPVYLVDLLPALSAQGAQFGLVLEPEKANGEVITSGLSLQGIAVTPGATLTPTPTGAAPAQDAEAVSTPEPTKKP; encoded by the coding sequence ATGAAGAAGTTTATCCCTCTTGTTCTGGCGATAGTCGTGTTTGCGGTGGCGCTGGCGCTGAACCAGCCCGAGCCGCAGGTGAGTGTGGTGGTGGCGGCGGGCGATCTGCCCGAAGGACGGGTACTGACGGAGGGCGACCTGACGGCGAAGGAACTGCCCAAAAGCCTGGCGCCGGAGGGGGCGGTGAGCGACCCGCAGAGCCTGGTGGGGCAGCGGCTGCGGGTGGCGCGCAGCGCCGGAGACCCGGTACTGCCCGTCCACCTGGGCGGAGAGACGCTGGAACTGCGGCCCAACGAGCGCGCCGTGGCGCTTTCGGTCACTGCCGCGCAGGGGTTGGCGGGACTGCTCAAACCCGGCGACCGGGTGGGGGTGACGGTGATCGTGAACGCCAGCCAGCAGACCTTTGCCAAGTACATTGCAGGCGGTCTGCGGGTGCTGTGGATTGATCCCGCCTTCCGCCGTGAGGAAGCCCCTGCGCCGCAGGGCACGCCTGCCGCGGGCGGTGGACTGTTCGGCGGTGGGTCATCCACCGGCGGAGCGGTGGACACGGGCGGAACGGCAAAAGGGCTGGTGGTGCTGGCGGTGCCGGTGGAGGCGAAGAGCGTGGTGTACGACTTCAGTTTGCTGGGGGCGATGAACGAAACCCTGCCGGTGTATCTGGTGGATCTGCTTCCGGCGCTCTCGGCGCAGGGAGCGCAGTTTGGGCTGGTGCTGGAGCCGGAGAAGGCAAACGGCGAGGTGATCACCAGCGGGCTTTCTCTGCAGGGGATTGCGGTCACACCCGGGGCGACCCTGACGCCCACCCCGACCGGCGCGGCGCCTGCGCAGGATGCGGAAGCGGTCTCTACTCCTGAACCCACGAAGAAACCCTGA
- a CDS encoding serine-rich protein: MIRVLDNGLHIEEGVLRYAWFRLETPEGERYRCVAFRELASVPYDVARDTDTLGRQWAALRGVYNAGVDYLYTALGIFHPEHVGIVQLYGAAGEGESRETAASLALEGAAAVQAALANFPQSQTRPPDLRWIEWYLEFVTRRARNVLALLGHPDPRASKRGLGADGNLPDYAEDDLAEEQNEILFRGLAKLRQDFVFQVAAEHVDRKRLSRALVEVARVASQFASRRRGSVNIGFSLGIPLMAALGQAVSGGQGGSSAVAHSTAQGTSHGWGQAHSDSHSVGKSEAWTNGGSETHSVGTSWAKSVSEGQSWSHTESHATTDSSATSTSVGSGSSWSSGGSISSGVSGSHTESAGSGTTLSHGTSSGVSTSTGESLSHSASMSTNYSADAKILGVGGGWSSGVSEGYSGTQSSSQSVSSGTSEGVAVSSTQGTADSSGWSAGASQSWMSGGSSFSSTTTMSGHAETHGTADSVGGSHVETTTVGGSESWSQSRMWAHTTGRSESWGTTDTTSEQYGRSYAEGESAAQGVSRMTGQAFTGGFSTGLVPGVNVGRSWQLEDDVADRLTEILRQFEGLVNQAAAEGGFMTDALLLVDTEEGARAGETLASQAFHGTTVPTPVLTVRADDPRVREHALAFLPYAEADPNDPFGGVLWTKYGTLLTAGQLAAYTAPGLVEESTAVVTIAPTPKGLTFYPNMPGDVVLGHQYSPLTRDLTRAQVRLDAERLFHTMFAADTGYGKSVAAMRLAYETTLKWHLRTVVLDFGAGWRSLLNAPGLEGHVDIRQLWPTAARPLRWNPLQIGRNINPETQWRAFADIFGSVARLGVKRQKQELLDALRAVYLQAGVLVDDREVRGDAQWGFVQTDEVEVAEAPVGTPLGELSLTQRQRLAVYRSSRVDLSTLYRQVEEKLSRVNPRDTMLTGVLEGILYRMNALVQGAAAAQFSAGPDCVPMEDLAKPWGVAIIEGGMFLDDFGKAFLLGWAGWHLYTDMVARRVHEVNTDEPILQIFFEEANKIFAGVDAGGGDDESGGVSLSQRFGDMFRDARKYKARLHVITQAPSLIPQDIISSCNNLVVGFLKNPKDKDIVLSGIARSEKGFVDEPWRRFLADLQIGMFLGRFPYAFEREMQQPFLFRPLAVVAPEPTDEEIAAKLGRITL, translated from the coding sequence ATGATCAGAGTGCTGGACAACGGACTGCATATCGAAGAGGGCGTACTGCGGTACGCCTGGTTCCGGCTGGAGACGCCGGAAGGGGAACGCTACCGCTGCGTCGCCTTCCGTGAGTTAGCCAGCGTGCCGTATGACGTGGCGCGGGACACCGACACGCTGGGCAGACAGTGGGCGGCGCTGCGGGGCGTGTACAACGCGGGGGTGGATTACCTGTACACGGCGCTGGGAATATTTCACCCGGAGCATGTGGGGATCGTGCAGCTGTACGGGGCGGCGGGAGAAGGGGAAAGCCGGGAGACAGCGGCGTCACTGGCGCTGGAAGGCGCGGCGGCAGTGCAGGCAGCCCTGGCAAACTTCCCGCAGTCGCAGACCCGACCGCCCGATCTGCGCTGGATCGAGTGGTATCTGGAGTTCGTCACGCGGCGGGCACGCAACGTGCTGGCACTGCTGGGACATCCCGACCCGCGCGCCAGCAAGCGCGGACTGGGAGCGGACGGCAACCTGCCGGACTACGCCGAAGACGACCTGGCGGAGGAACAGAACGAAATTCTGTTTCGCGGGCTGGCAAAACTGCGGCAGGATTTCGTCTTCCAGGTGGCGGCAGAGCACGTAGACCGCAAGCGCCTCTCGCGGGCGCTGGTGGAAGTGGCGCGGGTAGCGAGCCAGTTTGCCAGTCGGCGGCGGGGAAGTGTGAACATCGGCTTCTCGCTGGGCATTCCCCTCATGGCGGCGCTGGGGCAGGCGGTATCGGGCGGACAGGGCGGTTCGAGCGCGGTGGCGCACTCAACCGCACAGGGGACGTCGCACGGCTGGGGGCAGGCGCACTCGGACAGCCACAGCGTGGGCAAGAGCGAAGCCTGGACGAACGGCGGTTCGGAGACGCACAGCGTGGGCACGTCGTGGGCGAAATCGGTCTCGGAGGGACAGTCCTGGTCGCACACCGAGAGTCACGCCACCACCGATTCCAGCGCCACCTCGACCTCGGTAGGCAGCGGCAGTTCCTGGTCAAGCGGGGGGAGCATTTCCAGCGGGGTCTCGGGAAGCCACACGGAAAGCGCCGGGAGCGGGACGACCCTCTCGCACGGCACCTCTTCCGGGGTGAGCACCTCGACGGGAGAAAGTCTGTCCCATTCGGCAAGCATGAGCACGAATTACTCGGCAGACGCCAAAATTCTGGGCGTGGGCGGCGGGTGGAGTTCCGGGGTCAGCGAGGGCTATTCGGGAACGCAGTCGAGCAGCCAGAGCGTCTCCAGCGGGACCTCTGAAGGGGTGGCGGTGAGCAGTACGCAGGGGACGGCCGACTCGAGCGGATGGAGCGCGGGAGCCAGCCAGTCGTGGATGAGCGGGGGGAGCAGTTTCTCCAGCACCACCACGATGAGCGGACACGCCGAAACGCACGGCACTGCCGACAGCGTGGGTGGATCGCATGTCGAAACCACCACGGTGGGCGGCAGCGAATCGTGGTCTCAGTCGCGCATGTGGGCGCACACAACGGGCAGGAGCGAATCATGGGGCACGACCGACACCACCAGCGAGCAGTACGGGCGCAGTTACGCCGAAGGCGAGAGCGCGGCGCAGGGGGTATCCCGCATGACCGGGCAGGCGTTTACCGGCGGCTTCTCCACCGGGCTGGTGCCGGGGGTGAACGTGGGACGTTCGTGGCAGCTGGAGGACGACGTGGCAGACCGGCTGACCGAAATCCTGCGGCAGTTCGAGGGGCTGGTCAACCAGGCAGCGGCAGAGGGCGGCTTCATGACGGACGCGCTGCTGCTGGTGGACACGGAGGAAGGCGCGCGTGCCGGGGAGACGCTGGCCAGTCAGGCATTTCACGGCACGACCGTACCCACCCCCGTCCTGACGGTGCGGGCGGACGACCCGCGCGTGCGGGAGCACGCCCTGGCGTTCCTGCCGTATGCGGAAGCCGACCCGAACGACCCGTTCGGCGGGGTGCTGTGGACGAAGTACGGCACGCTGCTCACGGCAGGGCAGCTGGCCGCCTACACCGCGCCTGGACTGGTGGAGGAGAGTACGGCGGTGGTGACGATTGCGCCGACGCCGAAAGGGCTGACCTTCTACCCGAACATGCCCGGGGACGTGGTGCTGGGACACCAGTACAGCCCGCTGACGCGCGACCTGACCCGGGCGCAGGTACGGCTGGACGCGGAGCGCCTGTTCCACACCATGTTTGCCGCGGATACCGGCTACGGGAAGAGCGTGGCGGCGATGCGCCTTGCCTATGAGACCACCCTGAAGTGGCATTTGCGCACGGTGGTGCTGGACTTCGGCGCAGGCTGGCGCAGTCTGCTGAACGCCCCGGGACTGGAGGGGCACGTGGACATCCGGCAGTTGTGGCCGACGGCAGCCAGACCCTTGCGCTGGAACCCGCTGCAAATCGGGAGGAACATCAACCCGGAGACGCAGTGGCGGGCGTTTGCGGACATCTTCGGGAGCGTGGCACGGCTGGGGGTGAAGCGGCAGAAGCAGGAACTGCTGGACGCCCTGCGGGCGGTGTACCTGCAAGCCGGGGTGCTGGTGGACGACCGCGAGGTGCGCGGAGATGCGCAGTGGGGCTTTGTCCAGACGGACGAGGTAGAGGTGGCAGAAGCGCCTGTCGGGACGCCGCTGGGGGAATTGAGCCTGACGCAGCGGCAGCGGCTGGCGGTGTACCGTTCGAGCCGGGTGGATTTGAGCACGCTGTACCGGCAGGTGGAGGAGAAACTCTCGCGGGTCAACCCGCGGGACACCATGCTGACGGGCGTACTGGAAGGCATCCTGTACCGCATGAATGCGCTGGTGCAGGGAGCGGCGGCGGCGCAGTTTTCCGCCGGTCCCGACTGCGTGCCGATGGAAGACCTGGCCAAGCCGTGGGGAGTGGCGATCATCGAGGGGGGCATGTTTCTGGACGACTTCGGCAAGGCGTTCCTGCTGGGCTGGGCGGGCTGGCACCTGTACACGGACATGGTGGCGCGGCGGGTGCATGAGGTGAACACAGACGAGCCGATTTTGCAGATTTTCTTCGAGGAAGCCAACAAGATTTTTGCCGGGGTGGACGCCGGAGGCGGAGACGACGAGAGCGGCGGGGTGAGTTTGAGCCAGCGTTTCGGGGACATGTTCCGGGACGCGCGCAAGTACAAAGCCCGCCTGCACGTCATCACGCAGGCGCCGAGCCTGATCCCGCAGGACATTATCAGCAGTTGCAACAATCTGGTGGTGGGTTTCCTGAAGAACCCCAAAGACAAGGACATCGTCCTGAGCGGGATTGCGCGCAGCGAAAAAGGGTTCGTGGACGAACCCTGGCGGCGGTTTCTGGCGGATCTGCAAATCGGCATGTTCCTGGGGCGCTTCCCGTATGCCTTCGAGCGCGAGATGCAGCAGCCGTTCCTGTTCCGACCGCTGGCGGTGGTGGCGCCCGAACCGACGGATGAAGAGATTGCCGCAAAACTGGGGAGGATTACGTTATGA
- a CDS encoding WD40 repeat domain-containing protein produces MSRIRLALIPLFLLIAAAGVFALRNASASVPEAPEALPTATPTATPAPTATTAPTATPTATVEPTATPTPTQTLISLPVTNGTPVPDLPYEVITAENVHRLREIARYGYPRLLDETPYRLTADGKTIVVGTTAGIEFYDALTQAKNGGFEVEFLRAFDMSPDGRFILTRAGDTLTVWRQDGQKVREFALEAGDAWALNAVALSPDGSLLAVQRPRGQVVEPDRVDVYRVEDGSLVDTVRGMGAQFSPDGKYLATVFDASVRLYPVAELGTGWEKRLPGETLPWCGEDTCGLVFSTDGTLAAVVRAARVDVYQVETRKLVRQVSGWEEARYKVPLVSFTKDNQLVLIVTANPDFGWKFGVTNPYASAILVNISSGEWISEVPAPEGFVYPSEKEILMFSWKPEGEMPYFDNPVFLIDNKDVKIAEGVGNELWTCGVDGCKKETLDTSVSLDENLTQYRIEKHENHWAVISPNGNQIVSFTSPTDEINVLIFNGNVAVVYFQQSLMSVFVKAFRTDGKQTVISGDYARIVCYRYPYLVFEVFFEKAIKVLNLEDWTVQKFNTNWTPVGMDNSKLFFANHDWQNPSVWVWDLSSKEKYSMPVQDWKIGRTGETSASSILLPYSELLFVDSSGFVFVFDLRTRKYLGEFIFSHPAPVEKFVVSDDGRLLMSFAYDGFIRVWAVVPEDAPVR; encoded by the coding sequence ATGTCTCGTATTCGTCTTGCCCTCATCCCCCTCTTTCTGCTGATTGCCGCCGCTGGCGTGTTTGCCCTGCGGAATGCTTCTGCGTCTGTCCCGGAAGCGCCTGAAGCATTACCAACAGCGACTCCAACCGCAACGCCTGCGCCAACGGCTACCACTGCTCCAACTGCCACCCCGACGGCGACGGTGGAGCCGACGGCAACCCCAACCCCCACGCAGACGCTCATCAGCCTGCCGGTGACCAACGGGACGCCGGTTCCCGATTTGCCCTACGAGGTCATCACGGCGGAAAACGTCCACCGCCTGCGCGAGATTGCCCGCTACGGGTACCCGCGCCTGCTGGACGAGACCCCTTACCGCCTGACCGCAGACGGGAAGACCATCGTGGTGGGAACGACCGCCGGGATCGAGTTCTACGATGCCCTCACACAGGCGAAAAACGGCGGATTCGAGGTTGAGTTCCTGCGGGCGTTCGACATGAGCCCGGATGGACGCTTTATCCTCACCCGGGCCGGGGACACCCTGACGGTGTGGCGTCAGGACGGGCAGAAGGTGCGGGAGTTTGCGCTGGAAGCGGGAGATGCCTGGGCGTTGAATGCGGTGGCGCTCTCTCCCGACGGTTCCCTGCTGGCGGTGCAGCGTCCGAGAGGGCAGGTGGTGGAGCCGGACAGGGTGGACGTGTACCGGGTGGAAGACGGCAGTCTGGTGGACACGGTGCGCGGGATGGGCGCGCAGTTCTCCCCGGATGGGAAGTACCTGGCAACGGTGTTCGATGCTTCCGTGCGTCTGTACCCGGTAGCGGAACTGGGTACAGGGTGGGAGAAGCGCCTGCCAGGAGAGACCCTGCCGTGGTGCGGTGAGGACACCTGCGGGCTGGTCTTCTCGACGGATGGCACACTAGCCGCGGTGGTGCGCGCCGCGCGGGTGGATGTGTACCAGGTGGAGACCCGCAAACTGGTGCGCCAGGTCAGTGGGTGGGAAGAAGCAAGATACAAAGTACCCCTGGTTAGTTTCACCAAAGACAATCAACTCGTTTTGATTGTTACTGCGAATCCTGATTTCGGTTGGAAATTTGGTGTAACGAATCCTTACGCAAGTGCAATTCTGGTTAATATTTCAAGTGGGGAATGGATTAGCGAAGTACCTGCTCCTGAAGGTTTTGTTTATCCTTCCGAGAAAGAAATATTGATGTTTTCTTGGAAACCGGAAGGGGAAATGCCTTATTTTGACAATCCAGTGTTTTTGATCGACAACAAAGACGTAAAAATTGCCGAAGGCGTAGGTAATGAACTTTGGACTTGCGGTGTGGACGGATGTAAAAAAGAAACTCTGGATACATCTGTGAGTTTAGATGAAAACTTGACACAGTACCGAATAGAAAAGCATGAAAACCATTGGGCTGTTATTTCTCCAAACGGTAATCAAATAGTCTCCTTCACATCGCCAACCGATGAAATCAACGTTTTGATTTTCAATGGGAATGTTGCGGTGGTTTATTTTCAGCAAAGCCTAATGTCGGTCTTTGTCAAAGCATTCCGCACTGATGGAAAACAAACCGTCATTTCTGGAGATTATGCCCGTATAGTATGCTATCGTTATCCTTACCTTGTCTTTGAGGTCTTTTTTGAAAAAGCAATAAAGGTGTTGAATTTGGAAGATTGGACAGTCCAAAAGTTCAATACTAACTGGACCCCTGTGGGCATGGATAACTCCAAATTATTCTTTGCAAACCATGATTGGCAGAATCCATCAGTTTGGGTTTGGGACTTGTCGAGCAAAGAAAAATATTCGATGCCTGTTCAGGATTGGAAAATCGGACGGACCGGTGAAACTAGCGCATCGTCCATTCTCTTGCCCTATTCTGAATTGCTTTTTGTAGACTCAAGTGGTTTTGTGTTTGTATTCGATTTACGGACACGAAAATATTTAGGGGAGTTTATTTTTTCTCATCCGGCGCCTGTTGAAAAATTTGTGGTATCAGATGACGGACGCTTACTCATGTCCTTCGCTTATGACGGCTTCATCCGTGTCTGGGCAGTGGTGCCGGAGGACGCACCTGTAAGGTGA
- a CDS encoding type II toxin-antitoxin system VapC family toxin encodes MSPVTVDASVWINAFRPGEEGSRESLAFLEKIRQSREPMISPTLLLPELAAVLARGGEKSENVLRFVKSVKSLPHQVWVSLDETTAQVAVELAEQCKLRGADAVYGAVALRFGSVLVTRDREQLDRLKGVISVNLPKELV; translated from the coding sequence ATGAGCCCGGTGACGGTAGATGCCAGTGTGTGGATCAATGCGTTTCGACCGGGAGAAGAAGGCAGTCGCGAAAGCCTGGCATTTCTGGAAAAAATCCGTCAGTCCCGTGAGCCGATGATTTCTCCTACCCTCTTGCTGCCTGAACTTGCCGCAGTGCTGGCAAGAGGCGGCGAGAAAAGCGAGAACGTCCTGCGCTTTGTGAAGAGTGTGAAATCGTTACCTCATCAGGTTTGGGTATCCCTGGACGAAACTACGGCGCAGGTGGCAGTTGAACTGGCTGAACAATGCAAACTTCGTGGAGCGGATGCGGTGTACGGAGCAGTCGCCTTGCGATTTGGTTCCGTCCTGGTAACCCGAGACCGGGAGCAGTTAGACCGTTTGAAAGGAGTCATTTCGGTTAATTTACCCAAAGAGTTGGTGTAA
- a CDS encoding type II toxin-antitoxin system Phd/YefM family antitoxin, whose amino-acid sequence MPEYVGIRMLKARAGEIVRNVQRGMRYVVSIRGRPVALIIPVEPVPELPEQDSWEALYQAGSLLEWKTQRTTEELLDEVRG is encoded by the coding sequence ATGCCCGAATACGTAGGGATACGGATGCTCAAAGCCAGAGCGGGAGAGATTGTCCGCAATGTGCAGCGTGGCATGCGTTACGTGGTGTCCATTCGTGGGCGTCCTGTGGCGCTCATTATTCCTGTGGAGCCGGTTCCCGAATTGCCTGAGCAGGATTCGTGGGAGGCTCTCTATCAGGCTGGCAGCCTGCTGGAGTGGAAAACCCAACGGACAACGGAAGAACTGCTGGATGAGGTGAGAGGATGA
- a CDS encoding PIN domain-containing protein: MNTPPKVFLDTSVIFAAVLSPEGGERMVFRLGESRLVHLWIGGQVLKECEAVILRKAADSLPNMALLLDTAKVQIGAEASPTRLEHARQLVAYPPDAIVLAEAIESQPDWFLTHDHQHFLKGPTEELSFRVGTPGDFLRWFRENIVRQD, encoded by the coding sequence GTGAATACACCCCCTAAAGTGTTTCTGGATACCAGTGTGATTTTTGCAGCAGTGCTTTCACCGGAGGGCGGTGAAAGGATGGTGTTTCGATTGGGCGAGAGCCGGTTGGTGCACCTGTGGATTGGAGGGCAGGTGTTAAAAGAGTGTGAGGCAGTAATTTTACGTAAAGCAGCTGACAGCCTGCCGAACATGGCTTTACTTCTGGATACGGCAAAGGTACAAATTGGCGCAGAAGCAAGTCCAACCCGTTTGGAACATGCCAGGCAGTTGGTGGCATACCCACCAGATGCGATTGTGCTGGCGGAGGCGATTGAATCTCAACCAGATTGGTTTTTGACCCATGATCATCAGCATTTTCTGAAAGGGCCGACTGAGGAACTCTCTTTTCGGGTTGGAACGCCGGGAGATTTTCTCAGGTGGTTCCGAGAGAATATTGTCAGGCAGGATTGA
- a CDS encoding AbrB/MazE/SpoVT family DNA-binding domain-containing protein, which yields MTANEVVQVSSNGRITLPSSIRYKVGLSEGDLLRIEVSEEGQIILTPVVALDRTQAYFWTPRWQAGEQEAEADILSGRVRTFSTVDDLFEDLTGE from the coding sequence ATGACCGCAAACGAGGTAGTGCAGGTGTCAAGTAATGGGCGTATTACACTTCCCAGCTCCATCCGGTATAAGGTGGGACTTTCCGAAGGCGACCTGCTGCGTATCGAAGTGAGCGAGGAAGGACAGATCATCTTGACGCCTGTGGTGGCTTTGGATCGCACCCAGGCTTATTTCTGGACACCGCGCTGGCAGGCGGGCGAACAGGAAGCCGAGGCAGACATCCTATCCGGGCGCGTGCGAACATTTTCAACCGTTGATGATTTATTTGAAGATCTGACCGGGGAGTAG
- a CDS encoding type II toxin-antitoxin system VapC family toxin, translating into MEAVVIDANIAVGLLVERPWSALAEQKMLEWGSRNIQICVPALWTSEVMSALRKAIYLHQMEQDDALKLVSAMEAWNVQVHLPDTALNRSSLIWAERLGQMVAYDSQYLALAEYLKADFYTVDKKLFNRCQEIGVPFVELLT; encoded by the coding sequence ATGGAAGCAGTGGTCATAGATGCGAACATTGCCGTAGGACTGCTGGTAGAACGTCCCTGGTCTGCGCTTGCCGAACAGAAAATGCTGGAGTGGGGCAGTCGAAATATTCAGATTTGCGTTCCCGCCCTGTGGACAAGTGAGGTCATGTCTGCGCTTCGTAAAGCGATTTATCTGCACCAGATGGAACAGGACGATGCCCTGAAACTGGTATCGGCGATGGAAGCCTGGAATGTTCAGGTCCATCTTCCGGATACAGCCCTGAACCGCAGTTCGCTGATCTGGGCGGAACGGCTGGGACAGATGGTTGCCTACGATTCCCAGTACCTTGCCCTGGCTGAATACCTGAAGGCAGACTTCTATACCGTCGATAAAAAGTTGTTCAACCGCTGCCAGGAGATTGGCGTTCCGTTCGTCGAGTTGCTGACGTGA
- a CDS encoding ribbon-helix-helix protein, CopG family produces MATQLIRAQVMLDPEDYRRLQALANEAGKSLSETLREAVLRFLDEQERQKQEQLRKALAEMRQIREQNAARYGVYKGDLVNEAREERERQMEDVWKQWS; encoded by the coding sequence ATGGCAACACAGTTGATCCGTGCCCAGGTCATGCTCGACCCTGAAGACTACCGCCGTTTGCAGGCTCTGGCAAACGAGGCGGGAAAAAGCCTTTCTGAAACCCTTCGAGAGGCTGTCTTGCGCTTTCTGGATGAACAGGAACGGCAGAAGCAGGAACAACTTCGCAAAGCGCTGGCGGAAATGCGTCAGATTCGGGAGCAAAACGCTGCCCGGTATGGCGTTTACAAGGGAGATCTGGTCAATGAGGCGCGTGAAGAGCGCGAGCGCCAGATGGAGGACGTATGGAAGCAGTGGTCATAG
- a CDS encoding tyrosine-type recombinase/integrase: MTDLQAFEAWLREQDRSDVTVRGYLADMSQFERWFEQTNGRGLRVEDVTPADVREYRAWLQTVQKASAATIRRRLMALRAYCRWGMAAGKIERNPTARLKMPREEKLSPGWLERSEQWRLVREAERGIQAADTPARRRLAVRDWALVVFLLHTGLRVSEACAVEVSDVQMGERSGWVQVRSGKGAKARKVPLNAEARRALKAWLEERGGQPGRMFEMTVSGVQRRLAEMGRRAGVEVHPHTLRHTLAKNLVDAGVGLQEVAALLGHSSLNATRVYVTPGERDLERALSRLEG; encoded by the coding sequence GTGACAGATTTACAGGCTTTTGAGGCGTGGCTGCGGGAGCAAGACCGCAGCGATGTGACGGTGCGGGGATACCTGGCGGACATGAGCCAGTTTGAACGCTGGTTTGAGCAGACCAATGGGCGAGGATTGCGGGTTGAGGACGTCACCCCGGCGGATGTGCGGGAGTACCGTGCATGGCTGCAAACGGTGCAGAAGGCAAGCGCCGCCACGATCCGGCGGCGGCTGATGGCCTTACGGGCGTACTGCCGGTGGGGGATGGCGGCTGGAAAAATCGAGCGCAACCCGACGGCGCGGCTGAAGATGCCGCGGGAGGAGAAACTCTCACCGGGCTGGCTGGAGCGGAGCGAGCAGTGGCGGCTGGTGCGGGAAGCGGAACGGGGGATACAGGCGGCAGATACACCTGCCCGGCGTCGGCTGGCGGTGCGGGACTGGGCGCTGGTGGTGTTTCTGCTGCACACCGGGCTGCGGGTGAGCGAAGCCTGTGCGGTGGAGGTCTCGGATGTGCAGATGGGTGAACGGTCAGGGTGGGTGCAGGTGCGCAGCGGCAAGGGGGCGAAGGCGCGCAAAGTGCCGTTGAATGCCGAAGCGCGGCGGGCGCTGAAGGCGTGGCTGGAAGAGCGCGGAGGACAGCCGGGACGGATGTTTGAGATGACCGTATCGGGGGTGCAGCGGCGTCTGGCGGAGATGGGACGGCGGGCGGGGGTGGAAGTACACCCGCACACGCTCAGGCACACGCTGGCAAAGAACCTGGTGGATGCCGGGGTGGGATTGCAGGAGGTGGCGGCGCTGCTGGGACACAGCAGTTTGAACGCCACCCGGGTGTACGTGACACCCGGAGAGCGTGATCTGGAGCGGGCACTGAGCAGACTGGAGGGGTGA
- a CDS encoding GxxExxY protein: protein MSEKQLAQLSDKVIRHARRVQRALGSGHSELVYHRALLHELRQSGYEVLSQPRLKVRYAGQVVGEVVPDLLVRWFGCAVLVECKAAERFEQADFDQVRRYLRAYDGEAVGLLVGFGGARLEFRRVTIARKEREG, encoded by the coding sequence GTGAGCGAAAAGCAGCTGGCGCAGTTATCCGACAAAGTGATCCGTCATGCCCGGCGGGTACAGCGGGCGCTGGGCAGCGGTCACAGCGAACTGGTGTATCACCGGGCGCTGCTGCACGAACTGCGGCAGAGCGGTTACGAGGTTTTGAGTCAGCCGCGCCTGAAAGTGCGCTATGCCGGGCAGGTGGTGGGCGAGGTCGTCCCCGACCTGCTGGTGCGCTGGTTCGGGTGTGCCGTGCTGGTAGAATGCAAAGCGGCGGAGCGTTTCGAACAGGCGGATTTCGACCAGGTACGCCGTTACCTGCGGGCGTATGACGGTGAAGCGGTTGGGCTGCTGGTGGGCTTTGGCGGTGCACGGCTGGAATTTCGGCGGGTGACAATCGCGCGCAAGGAGCGAGAGGGATGA